TGTCGGTTTATTCACGTCAAATAATCTTGAGCAAGGTCAATATCAAAAAGTCAAGCGTCTGGGAAATACCATAACTGCGGAAGCTTTTGCTCCAGCCCTCTATGGCGGCAAGGGAGCTTACCTGCAGTTAAAAACTTCTTTACTAACTAACGCCCAAGGCGAGACAATAGCAGCCATTGAATCTATCCGTGACATTACCGAAACCAAACTGGCCCATAAAGCCTTGGTGGAAAGCGAGGCTCGTTTTCGTAGTCTGGCAGAAAATGCCATGGATATGATTTATCGTATAGATTTTCAGCCTATCCCACACTTTTCCTATATTAATGCTGCTGCAGAGAAAATTACCGGTTATCGACCGGAGGAATTCTATAATGATATCAATGTCCACCGGAGGGGTATTCATCCCGAGGACTGGCCCCTGGTCGCCAGTGTTTTGGAAGGTGAGTTTAATCCAAAGGCAACAATACGCTGGCGGCACCAAGATGGTCATCTTGTCTGGTTAGAAGTATTCCGTGTACCGGTATATGACCACGCCGGTAAACTGGTGGCCATCCAGGGCATTGCCCGGGATATTAACGAACGTAAAAAGTTGGAAGAAAAGCTCTTATATCTTAGTCAGCACGATATCGTCACTGGGTTGCATAGCCGTAGCTTTTTCGAGGAAGAAATGGCCCGCTTAGAAGGTCGTGCCTCCAATGTCGGTCTTATAATGATCGACTTAGACGGATTGAAGTTAATCAACGACACCTTTGGTCATAAAGCAGGCGACCAAATGCTTATTGAAGTAGCCAATATTTTGAGAGGTCACTTCAAGGATAACCTTGGGTTAGCCAGAATTGGTGGCGACGAATTTGCCATTTTATTAACCAATTGCACCAAGGAAGATTTAACCGAACACGCCCGCCAGATTAAGAAGCTGATTAAGCAATACAATAACAACTACCCGGAGCGCCCTCCCCTGAGCCTGTCCATAGGGTTTGCCCTGCGTGAACATAACGAAAAAAACATGAGTCAGCTTTTTACAGAAGCAGATAACAGTATGTATCGGGAGAAGTTGCACAGAGATACCAGTTCCCGTAGTTCTATCGTTACAGCCATGATGAAAGCATTGGAAACCAGGGATTTCATAACAGAAGGGCATGGCGAACGCATGGAACTCCTGCTGAAAAAAGTAGGAAAAAGGTTAGGCCTTACGGGCAGCCAAATCTGTGATCTGCGTTTGTTTGCCCAGTTCCATGATATTGGCAAAGTGGGCATTCCCGATAAAATTCTTTTTAAACCGGGACCCCTGACAGAGGACGAAAGAAAAGAGATGCAGCGCCATAGTGAACTGGGCTATCGCATTGCCCAGGCTGCCCCGGAGCTACTACCCATAGCAGATTGGATATTAAAACATCATGAGTGGTGGAATGGCAAGGGTTATCCACTGGGTTTAAAGGGTGAAGAGATTCCCCTGGAATGCCGTATCCTGGCCATCGCTGATGCCTACGACGCCATGTGTAATGATAGGCCTTATCGCAAGGCACTCCCCCATGACACCATTATCCAAGAGCTTAGGCGATTTGCGGGTGTGCAGTTCGATCCTCAATTGGTTGAGTTAATGATCGAGATTATTGAAGAGATACATAATAAAGAGATTCATTAGATAGCGAAATGTACAGTAGGGTTAAACCTTGCTGTACTTTTTATTCCCCCTTGGCACTACTTGTTTGGGTCTTTTTGTATGGTTTTGCCAATATACTAGCTAAGAAAGGGGGTATTATGCAATGAAGTATACCTTGGGAAAGGTCTTTCTTTACCTTTCTCTCCCGCTGATGATTATTTTATTAATCCTTGACTTTGATTTTGAAAACTTAACCGAAACGGTACTTTTTGCCGTAGCTCTCGTTGGTTTAGTATCTTTACAACGGTTAAGTATTCCAATATTAACCGTTGGTTGGAGTATTTTTACCATCGGAATTACCTTGGATTTTGTTGATCAATTTATTAAAATGCCGGATACCGTAGAGCTTTATCTGGGGGAGCCGGCCATGATTATTGGCTTAGCCCTAATGGTTTATGGTTTTCACAAACTAGCCCAAAACCAACATTTATGATTTAGCAAATATATTGATATGGGTTGATACATGATTTAATCAAGGTTTTTTATTTGACACATCTAAGCAATTGTGTTAACCTATATCAAGTATTAGTAGAGGAGGTGGTAATAGATGTCCCAAGAATTAATTAATCAAATTCTGGAAGACATAGGCTTAGAAAAAATAAGCCATGCAGAAGAACAACCTAGCACTGAATAAAGAATCGAAGGCGGTATTAACCCAATCGCCTTCGATTCTTTGTTTAGACCTCTATAACCGGTTCCGGTAGGGGTTGTCCCAGATAGTACCCCTGAGCATAGTTAATGCCCAGTTCCCTGATAATCTCCAATATTTTTTCATTCTCTACAAACTCGGCAATGGTCTGTTTACCCAATGCCTTAGCCACTGTTTGAATGGCTTGCACCAGAGCCAGTTGGCTGGCATCCTGATCCAGATTGCGGATATAGGAGCCATCAATTTTAATGAAGTCCACAGGCAGTGTGCGAAGGTAATTAAAAGAAGTGAAGCCAATGCCGAAATCGTCCAAGGCAAAGAAACAGCCCAAATCCCTTAGCCTCTTAATCCACTTTTCCACCCAAACGAAATCTTTGACAGCCACTGTCTCGGTAATCTCAAAACCTAGCCGGGATGGCTCCACACCACTTTCACAAATGGTATCTTTAATTTCCTGTAGTAATTCCGCATCTCCTAAACTAGCCCCGGATAAATTGACAAAGAGTTTGAGCTCGGGCCTATTTTGCAGAGTTTTAATGGCGTTGCGCACCACCCAGCGGTCAATCTGGGGCATAATACCAAATTTCTCCGCCAGAGGGATAAACACTGCCGGAGGAACCAGTTTACCCTCGGAGTCCTTGAGGCGCAGCAGCACTTCGTGGTGCGTAATGCGTTTTAGTCTATCAACCACCGGTTGAAAGAACAAGACAAAACGCTCTTCCCGTAGCCCGGCTCGAATGAGTCCCAACAAACCATTGATCTTATGGAGGTTGGTTACATTTTCTTCATCAGGATTCGCCAGGGCTACTCTATTCCTGCCCGCGGCTTTGGCAGCATGTAAGGCTAAGTCCGCATGGGAGAGCAGCCTATTAATGTCTAGGGAACCATCTATTCTTATAACCCCTATGCTAATGGTTAGGTTAAGACAGTTTTCCGTTGTGATCATACAAAAATCAGCTTTTTCCACAGCTTCTCGCAAATGTTCTGCTATCTGTCTGGCCTGCTCAAGATCAACTTCCTCCAGCACAACAGCAAATTCGTCTCCGGCCAGGCGAGCCAGAAAATCCCCCGGACGCAGGTGAGAACGCAATAAGGAAACAAGATTTACCAAAAAGTGATCGCCTACAATATGTCCCAAGGTATCATTAGCCAGTTTAAAATGATCCAAACCCAGGATAAGCAAAACATTGTTAGCTCCCTGCTTGGACTTTTCTGAAACCTTTGCTAGATATTTCTCCAATGAATAACGATTTGGGATATTGGTAAGGGGATCGTGGGAGGCCAGGTATTCCAGTTGCTCTTCAGCTTGCTTGCGCAGTGAAATATCTTCGACCATGCCGATAATATGCTGCGGTTTTCCGTCAATATCGTGAATGAGGGAGACAATTATTTTGGCCCAAAAAATCTGGCCATCCTTGCGCAAATATCTTTTCTCCATCTGATAGGAATCATATTCCCCAGCCATTAATCCTTGAAACATTTTTTTATCTAAAGCCATATCCGCGGGATAAGTAATTTGCCTAATGGTCATTCGGGCAAGCTCCTCACCACTGTAGCCAAGCAT
This region of Desulforamulus ferrireducens genomic DNA includes:
- a CDS encoding PAS domain S-box protein, coding for MDSRYIFIILDETGRILEVNGAAQKAYGYSLEEFLGLTIYDLHAPATTVEIFQHLQQANKGILFETLHRRKDQSTFPVEVAANRFLTGENTLILCIIRDISHRKDRELSLKLSQEELMATIEELSAANEQLVATEEELRHQYDELQRSRDELATLYQQQSDIIEFLPDATFILDREQRVIAWNRAIEEMTGVSKEEIIGRGDYAYSIPFYGQPKPGLVGLFTSNNLEQGQYQKVKRLGNTITAEAFAPALYGGKGAYLQLKTSLLTNAQGETIAAIESIRDITETKLAHKALVESEARFRSLAENAMDMIYRIDFQPIPHFSYINAAAEKITGYRPEEFYNDINVHRRGIHPEDWPLVASVLEGEFNPKATIRWRHQDGHLVWLEVFRVPVYDHAGKLVAIQGIARDINERKKLEEKLLYLSQHDIVTGLHSRSFFEEEMARLEGRASNVGLIMIDLDGLKLINDTFGHKAGDQMLIEVANILRGHFKDNLGLARIGGDEFAILLTNCTKEDLTEHARQIKKLIKQYNNNYPERPPLSLSIGFALREHNEKNMSQLFTEADNSMYREKLHRDTSSRSSIVTAMMKALETRDFITEGHGERMELLLKKVGKRLGLTGSQICDLRLFAQFHDIGKVGIPDKILFKPGPLTEDERKEMQRHSELGYRIAQAAPELLPIADWILKHHEWWNGKGYPLGLKGEEIPLECRILAIADAYDAMCNDRPYRKALPHDTIIQELRRFAGVQFDPQLVELMIEIIEEIHNKEIH
- a CDS encoding putative bifunctional diguanylate cyclase/phosphodiesterase, with amino-acid sequence MNLLKMLYNNNQRSAKEYCPNEEKFRAVFEKAGIGIVLTDMQGVIKESNPAIQQMLGYSGEELARMTIRQITYPADMALDKKMFQGLMAGEYDSYQMEKRYLRKDGQIFWAKIIVSLIHDIDGKPQHIIGMVEDISLRKQAEEQLEYLASHDPLTNIPNRYSLEKYLAKVSEKSKQGANNVLLILGLDHFKLANDTLGHIVGDHFLVNLVSLLRSHLRPGDFLARLAGDEFAVVLEEVDLEQARQIAEHLREAVEKADFCMITTENCLNLTISIGVIRIDGSLDINRLLSHADLALHAAKAAGRNRVALANPDEENVTNLHKINGLLGLIRAGLREERFVLFFQPVVDRLKRITHHEVLLRLKDSEGKLVPPAVFIPLAEKFGIMPQIDRWVVRNAIKTLQNRPELKLFVNLSGASLGDAELLQEIKDTICESGVEPSRLGFEITETVAVKDFVWVEKWIKRLRDLGCFFALDDFGIGFTSFNYLRTLPVDFIKIDGSYIRNLDQDASQLALVQAIQTVAKALGKQTIAEFVENEKILEIIRELGINYAQGYYLGQPLPEPVIEV